A window from Triticum aestivum cultivar Chinese Spring chromosome 6D, IWGSC CS RefSeq v2.1, whole genome shotgun sequence encodes these proteins:
- the LOC123142123 gene encoding uncharacterized protein — MSDQEGEIMEIDDLLSEILLRLPPEPCSLPRASLVSTRWRRLSRDPALLRRFRARHRRHAPLLGAFFTDYSASTNRHSHISFAPTLDPPNRVRFSFPVFEYPCMVLGCRHGLLLASFYYQPGLLVWDPVTGDQHRLDHLHPPGGFKFKTMNGAVLRSTQEDIHFKVVMVGHDEQHTQVIASVYSSQTREWGSVISAPIPPTVSVVTAVPSVLIGDSLYWSSSRNPAHPTTVLEFNLGTKSLAVIDVPVNMYAHGNRSFSVMRAEDGGLGFLFLSGHNAQLWKRNTDGDGVASWAITKTIQLDKLLSLNTNTEEEEEDEEERSLSIEGLAENTNVLFLRTSIGRFMVHLDSLWSLRCKELSQAGVTHVLHPFTSVYTAADNNTLSPYRSSTRQLAKYVRGRYSAM, encoded by the exons ATGAGTGATCAGGAGGGCGAGATCATGGAGATCGACGACCTCCTCTCCGAGATCCTGCTCCGCCTCCCGCCGGAGCCGTGCTCCCTCCCGCGCGCCTCCCTCGTCTCCACGCGCTGGCGCCGCCTCTCCCGTGACCCCGCCCTCCTCCGTCGCTTCcgcgcccgccaccgccgccacgcgCCCCTCCTCGGCGCCTTCTTCACCGACTACTCCGCCAGCACCAACCGCCACAGCCACATCTCCTTCGCCCCTACGCTCGATCCCCCCAACCGGGTCCGCTTCTCCTTCCCGGTCTTCGAGTACCCTTGCATGGTCCTCGGCTGCCGCCACGGCCTCCTCCTTGCCTCCTTCTATTACCAGCCCGGGCTCCTGGTCTGGGACCCCGTCACAGGCGACCAGCACCGCCTCGATCATCTTCATCCTCCTGGAGGGTTCAAGTTCAAGACGATGAACGGGGCGGTGCTTCGTAGTACCCAAGAAGACATCCATTTCAAGGTGGTCATGGTAGGCCACGACGAGCAGCATACACAAGTCATCGCCAGCGTCTACTCGTCGCAGACCCGTGAATGGGGCAGTGTCATCTCCGCACCCATTCCACCCACTGTTTCTGTAGTCACGGCGGTTCCAAGTGTCCTCATCGGGGATTCCCTTTACTGGTCGTCTTCTAGGAATCCGGCTCATCCGACCACCGTTCTTGAGTTCAATCTGGGCACTAAGAGCCTAGCTGTGATAGACGTGCCGGTGAATATGTACGCCCACGGCAATCGAAGCTTCTCGGTTATGCGGGCAGAGGATGGCGGGCTTGGTTTCCTCTTTCTGTCGGGCCACAATGCACAACTATGGAAGAGGAACACGGACGGCGATGGCGTTGCTTCATGGGCGATCACAAAAACTATTCAATTGGACAAGCTACTTTCCCTGAATACGaatacagaggaggaggaggaggacgaggaggaaagGAGCCTGTCGATTGAAGGGCTTGCTGAAAACACTAATGTGTTGTTCTTGAGAACATCTATCGGTCGCTTTATGGTGCATCTTGACTCACTATGGTCATTGAGGTGCAAGGAACTTTCCCAAGCCGGGGTCACACATGTGCTTCACCCATTCACAAGTGTTTACACGGCTGCAGATAACAACACACTTTCACCATACAG GTCATCTACCAGGCAACTGGCTAAATATGTACGTGGTCGTTACTCAGCCATGTGA